Part of the Sphingopyxis sp. 113P3 genome, CATGAAGCGCGCCGCCCGCACGCCGGCATCGTCGCCGCCAATCCATTGCTTGAGCGGTTCAAAGACCCGGTCGCGCAAGAGCCGCTGAGCAACGGCGCGCGCGTCGCTGTCGGCCGAGGCCCCAAAAAGCATCGGCAACGGACTGACGCGCCGATCATCATCGGCAAACCGCGCCACGATCTGCTTGCCGAAGTCCTCCTTGGGCAGATCGGTCATCAGCCGGGTGTGCAGTGCCGCATCGAGCGCTGCTTCGAACAGCTTGAGCTTGCCGCCGAAATAGCGACTAACCAGCGAAGGGTTCACCCCTGCGCGCGCCGTAATCTCGCGCACTCCGGCTTCTGCAAAGCCTTTGGCCGCAAAAATTTGCTGCGCAGCATCGAGAATTGCTGCGCGGGTGCGGTCGGCGTCGCGTGCCGGCGCATCGATCGTGCTCGTCATCATCTCTCCCCGTTGACTCACCTTGTAAACGGTCGTTTACTTAGGTCAATGGGAGATGGAAAATGACCGATTCGCAGGGTATGGCGCGCGCGCCCGTTTTCGAATTCGATTATATCGCCGACCCCGGCCTGCTCGCCGATTGCCACGACCGCTATTGGGAATTGAAGGAGACAGCGCCGCCGGTCTTCTGGACCAATGCGCATGGCGGGCATTGGATCTGCAATACAGGGTCATCGGTGCAGCATGTGGTGCGGCATCCAGAGATTTTTTCGAGCCGCTTCCTGTCGATTCCGCCCAATCCCGACCAGCCGCGGATGATTCCCGAAAGCCTCGATCCGCCTGAACATCGCCGCTACCGTCAGTTGCTTCGGCCCTTTTTTGAATCGAAAGCGATTGCCCCGCTCGAGGCCCGCGTCACCGAATGGACCGAGGAACTGCTTGGCAAGGTTGCGGCCACCGGCGAATGCGAATTCGTCAGCGCGGTCGCCTCGCGCCTGCCGGTTGCGGTGTTCATGGAACTCTTCGGCTTCCCGATGGAGAAATTCGACGAGTTTCGAAAGCTCGTCGTCGACTTCTTTTCCTCGCGCGCGAGCATCGAGCAGCGCCAGGCCTATGCCTTCCAGATCATGGCGCACCTCGGTCAGCTCATTCAGGATCGGACCGCCGAGCCGCGCGATGACATGATCTCAAAGATCATCGCCAGCGATTTCGAGGGCCGCAAGCTCGACTTCGACGAACTGATGTCGA contains:
- a CDS encoding TetR/AcrR family transcriptional regulator, with the translated sequence MTSTIDAPARDADRTRAAILDAAQQIFAAKGFAEAGVREITARAGVNPSLVSRYFGGKLKLFEAALDAALHTRLMTDLPKEDFGKQIVARFADDDRRVSPLPMLFGASADSDARAVAQRLLRDRVFEPLKQWIGGDDAGVRAARFMMVSLGFFTYRDQLPLAEFSGRIEPRLRQWLEREFQAIVDA
- a CDS encoding cytochrome P450, which gives rise to MTDSQGMARAPVFEFDYIADPGLLADCHDRYWELKETAPPVFWTNAHGGHWICNTGSSVQHVVRHPEIFSSRFLSIPPNPDQPRMIPESLDPPEHRRYRQLLRPFFESKAIAPLEARVTEWTEELLGKVAATGECEFVSAVASRLPVAVFMELFGFPMEKFDEFRKLVVDFFSSRASIEQRQAYAFQIMAHLGQLIQDRTAEPRDDMISKIIASDFEGRKLDFDELMSIGFLMFLAGLDTVTNAMSFGMRHLAHDEKLRQRVIDDPAAIPNMVEELLRRYAFVATPRYIVQDTELEGAQLKAGDCILAPLPLVGWDEALTEDPKTVSVERQFYRHAAFGSGIHTCLGLHLARMELIVFYRAWFARIGHFRQIEKGDETCRGGSVMALEHLHLAWG